The DNA region TGCCCCTACCCAtcacatcctcccctcccctacagTGTGGCCATCCTGCTGTATATGACCCGCAAGTATAAGGTCCCTGACCACTGGTACCCCCAGGACCTGCAGGCCCGAGCCCGCGTGGATGAGTACCTGGCGTGGCAGCACATGGCCCTGCGGAGAAACTGCCTCCGGGCCCTGTGGCATAAGGTGAGTTGCCCCCACCcaggtgggaggggtgagggcgTCACCCCCAAAAGGGCACCATCACATTCTTAAGTTTGAATAGCTTCTATTGGCCTGAACTTGACTTCCTCAGTCTTTCTTCTGTTTGCCCAAGCTGCTGTGAAACCCATCTTAGACGTTCTTTATTTGAGAAacgtatttttcagttctagaaattccatttggttctttttagcgtttccatttctctgcttcaaaTTCACCATCTGTTCGCCATCTAGGGGTAGTGGGGAACAAGGAGTTTATATTCCTTGATGATTTTAACGAgaaataagattattttctttctagtgtTGTTATGGTGGGAGCAATTGTTTTTTGTGGCCGTTGGTGTCCTAATCAGAGGTGGAACTcctcgggggagggtatagctcagtggcagagcacatcctgggttcaatacccagaacctccattaaaaaaaaagctattaaaaacaaaaaagaagtggaaTTCCTCATTTTTTGGAAAAGTATGTGGCTAATTCTGGTCATGACTTTCATTGTTCTCTTtcctataaatttttttaatataaaaagaaacattaaagaaCAAAAGTCAAAAGACCTCTTTGTTGCCTTTGTTCCCTCCTGAAGCCCCTGGGATCAGGTTCAAGTCCTTCCAGTTCATGGCTTTCTACATTGTTACATTTATGTGTATCCGTAAATAAGGTTTTGCTTTGAGTgcttgaaattttatataaacgCTGTCATACCATTCTGCAACTTGCATTTTCTCGTATTCCTGTGGGTGGATCTAATTTATGTTTTTCCAACTACTCTATAGCATTTCCTTATGTGAATaaatcagaatttatttattacCCTTTGATGGTCTTTTACATTTAAAGAGGAATAGAAACACTTTAAAACCATAAGAACTTTGGAACCACCACATCATAACAGAAGGGAAATGTAGACAGTCTGTTGCAGGGGTGAGGCAGATAATATAGACATTATTTATATTAGAGGTgggccaggtggggctgggcgGACTGATGACGTTgtaccccacccctcccacccccaaggaGCAGCTTCTCCCCAGCAGCAGGCTTAGATGCTGAGCAGGGAAGCCAGGTAGGAATTCTGGCTCTGTGTGGCCAGcacttttatgttaaaaaaaagctggaaatctGGACTTTTGTTATGAAATGTCTCCACTTTTAAATGTCACCAACTGACCCATAGCTTTAAAAACTCTGCAGCCAAAGGAATGTCATTAGCCCAGCACTGGCCTCCAGGCCACGGCTGGACGATCACTGACCTTGTCTACCTTGTTTGggggagaaaactgaagccactAGGGCGTGTGTACAATCCTAGCCCTATTTACCTTTCCAGAGTCTCAGGCTCCCCAGCCACTGTGTCCCCTGACAGCTCTGTCAGGCCTGAGATTGTTGATGGCTTTGCCCTAAAATGCCCTCCCCCTGGGATCCTGGATGCCACCCTTTCCCGCTCTCCTCCTTAGTAGCTCATTGGGGCAGAAGACATCAGTTCCATGCTTGGCTTAGTCTTTTCTTGGCTGTGCCATCTCAGGCAACTGATCGTCCCTCTCTGGGCTTTACTTTTCCCCTTAGATGAACCGTGTACTATTATtcctatttcatagatgaggacacagaggctcagagggtttGGGTGTTTTGCTCTCGTTCACGTAGTTTAGAAGCGACAGAGTTGAGACCTTAAAAGCTTAGCCTCCTGGTTATCTGGTTGAGGTACTGATTTTACATTGTGGGGAAAGCAGTTAAAAAATAGGTTGTTCCTAAGCCAACCCCGGCTCCTCAAAGTATTAAACTCATTGTTCAGATCTCAGAGGGGCTTGTGTCCTTCTTCAGATGCCCAGggctcagccaatcagagactgTGGAAGCAGGAACAGTTCCAGGATAAGGAGTCCTTTAGGAATTTCCCTGAAGGCCTAGCCAGGCGGTGGAAGAAAGATGCACAGAAccaggaagtggggggggggtgttgggggAGGCCTTCCTGCCCCGAGGCTGGGATGGCCCCTAACCCCCTTTTGCCTGCCCGCCCACCAGGTGATGCTCCCTGTTTTCCTGGGTGAGCCGGTCTCTCCCGAGATGCTGGCGGCCACGCTGGCAGAGTTGGATGTGACCCTGCAGGTGCTTGAGGACAAGTTCCTCCAGGACAAGGCCTTTCTTGCCGGGCCCCACGTCTCTCTGGCTGACCTGGTAGCCATCACAGAGCTGATGCATGTAAGTACTGTGGGCAGGGGTGCCGCTGAAGTCCTGCTCACACTGCCCCACCTGGGTGGGACTGTGCTTATGTGTGGAAACCTTCCCAAACCAGGCAGATGCTGCCATGCTTGGCTTCACCCATCCACCCCTATCCTATCCACTCTCTCCCTATAGCCTGTGGGTGCTGGCTGCCAAGTCTTCGAAGGCCGACCCAAGCTGGCTGTGTGGCGCCAGCGTGTGGAGGCAGCAGTTGGGGAGGTCCTCTTCCAGGAGGCCCATGAAGTCATCCTGAAGGCCAAGCACTCTCAGCCTGCAGACCCCACCATAAAGCAGAAGATGATGTCCAGGGTGCTGGCCATGATCCAGTGAGCCTGGAAGCCTTTCTCCTGTTCTACCCTTGGCAGTTCACAAAGCACCTTCATTTCCAATGTCTCATGGGAGGGGGACCTGGAGAGCAGGAGTGACTTGCCTGAGTCCCACAGCACCTTTGCTCCCTGGGCcacgtcccctccccaccccatcttcaCAGCTGCCTGAAAGTCATGATTAGCCCTGATCTTGTCTCCTTTAACgactgcattttcttttcagtttgggaAATAAACCTGGGCTCAGCCTGAGCCTCTGCTTCTAACTCTAATGTGTGATTTATTTGACCTCCTTTTGCCCTGGCTGTGGTCTTGGCTTCTATTCAAAAGACAGCCCCCTTTCCTAGGTCCTGTGGGTCAGCTGCCCCTAGCCCCCAACTATGGCTTCCAAGAGTGAAATGAACAAATGCCTTCTAGTTCTTAGAGAAAGACAGCAGGGGTAGCAGCCATCCACATGTGTTTGCTGCAGGCATACTGATCCAGCCTCCTAGGACATGGCCCTTTGGCACCAAGGACTGTAAATCATGAGTCCTGAGGAATTGGTCAGACAGGGAAAACCCAAGTAACTCTTGGGATTAGGACTCAATCATGCAGGGCCTTAAATGCCACACCTAGGAGCTGCAAAccataaacagaaacagagtgcTCAGACTGCCTTTTGGAATAATATTCCGGCTGCTGGTGGGGGTTGGACTGGAGGGTGGCCcgagagggagcagggagattAGATATTGCAGTAATCTGGCCAAAAGTGACTGTGGAGGAGGGCAGTCCACTGAAGGGGGTGGAGAACATGGCCTGCCCAGCCTGCAGAGGGCTTCAGCACTTGGCCAGGAAGGTGCCCTCCTGGGGAGACAGGTCTTCCTCATAGTGGGAgcagggggcccagggaggccaaGCTATTctcaagttttccaaaatggatCCTCTTGCCAAGGGGCTTTCTCTGAATGTTGGGTTTGGGGCCAGGGTCTTTTTACCCAGGAGGCTCTCTAAGAGAGGGGGCTTGGGGTTGGGAGGATTTGGCCCTGCAGAGGAAGTGCGGGGGCTCCAGGCCCCTCTGCAGACCTCTAGATGGGCCCCATAGGGCTTCTGCTTTTCTGGAGGGATTAGTTGGGAGCGGAGCGTAAAATAATTTGACCCCGGGGATTGGGGAGGGGCATCCTCCTGGGGTGTGGACACCGCCCAGacaccctccccagcctccatcctgggcactgggcccaggggctgctgctcctttctcctcctcctccagttgTGTTCCCCGGGGTCTCTGAAGTCCGtcctccctcagccccctccctcactGGGGGAAAGGGGCTTCGGCCAACTGCCTGCAGCGCAGCCCTTTCAACCCTAAATTCACTGAGGGTCTGCGCTGCAAGCGCCCTTGACGCCGTCTCCCCGGTACCATCCTCCCGCCCCATTTGACGCAGGTAGGCACTGTGGTCCAGGGAAGGGGAGTGACCTGGCGGCGAGACCCGGGTCAGAGTCCGTCTCTCGGTGTCCACTCCGCCAAGAAAGAGACTTGACGCGGGGAACCCCGGAGAGGGAAGGCGGGGGAGCAGGGCCGCTGATGATTGGCCCAAAGTTGTATGACGCAGTCCAATAGGAGGGGAGGGCGTGGCCGGGCTCGGGTCCCTGCGGAGCGCGGCCGCTGGCTGGGTCCCTGGCGGTTCCTGCCCCCCCGTTCCTGCCCCCGGGCCCGTCCACCGCCcaccgcccgccgcccgccgccctcgCCCTCGCCCTCGCCCTCGCCTCTGCCATGGGCCTGGAGCTCTACCTGGACCTGTTGTCCCAGCCCTGCCGTGCCGTCTACATCTTCGCCAAGAAGAACGGCATCCCCTTCGAGCTGCGCACCGTGGACCTGCTAAAAGGTGGGTCCGGCAGGCAGGCTCGGGGGCTGGGCCCCCGCTTCCACACGGACCCCCGCGCCACACGGTCGGGCGACCTGTGCAGACAGACGGGAAAAGACAGACTCCCGTCGGAAACCGTGGTATCGCCCATTGGTTGTGTATTTTCAGTGTCTCGCCCTTTGCCTAATGAATACTAACCGTTCTTTAATATACAGGTTAAGAGGgaacagagcaggcagagagcagtgGGGGTGTGGATGTGTGGGAAAGTGTAGGGAAGTGGAGGAAGGGACCCGATACCTCCGTACTGGGGCTGGGAGAAAGCAATGAAACTGTCTCCTCCTTCCCAGTAGAAGCAGTTCCCCTCTCTTGAGTTTCTGCATCTGACGACAGGAGAAGGCTGTCCACCTGCATCTGGTCTCCTCTTTACTCCTACCAGTGCCTGCCTAGGTCCCCACCACTTCTACAGAATCCAATGGCGGGGGCAGGGTGCAACCGGACAGCAGGGCAACCTCTGGGTTCAGAGACCCTCAGGCAGGCCAGGAGGGAGAGCCCTGCTTGGCTGAGCCTGCCCACCTTCTGCCTTTGGTGCCCCAGCCTGGACCACCAGCTGCTTGGGTGCCACTTTGCTTTGCCTTTTCAGCcctctttgggggtgggggctgggcagaggcaaTTTCTTCAGGGAGAATGTGTAGGGGTGACTCAGTTCACCCAGGAGAAGGGCAAAGAGGCCAGAAGGTGGTCCTATGGCCAGGTTGGAGCCTGGCTCCACTGAGGCCCCTCAATGCCACACATTAATTGGTGTATCCTCCGCACTGGCCCTGGCTGAGGAGGTATGCAGAAGTGAGTCAGACCCAGGAACCCCCCTGGGGGAGGAGCCTTGAAGGTTTGgcacaggaaggagagaagagctgACCTGCCTGATGCTGAGTggctgagaagggaagggatTGCTGGTGAGAGTGAGGATTGCGGAGGGCTGGAGCTCAGGGGTGTGGGCGGCTCACCCAGTTGAAGTAGAAACATGAATTTCAGGGGACAAGCCtagagcccagggaggaggctggagtgtCTGACGTAGGGGTGgagttgggtggggctgggggggttACAGCTGCAGGAAGTCACCCTCCCCTCAAGCCCAAGTGGAGATGCTAATTGGCCCAGGTTCCAAAGAGGGTGGACAGAGAAGGGTGGACCTCTGGTGGGCTCAGTGTGTGTGATTCAGTGACCAGCAGAGTGGCCTCCTCTTCCCTGATGCCCCACctggagagaggcctcagaaagCTGGTGCCTGGactttgggggtggggtaggaaTAGATCTGAGAGCTTGGAGttctccccacctgcctcactGGTCTCTCCCACAGGCCAGCACCACAGCGATGACTTTGCCCAGGTGAATCCCCTGAAGAAGGTGCCAGCCTTGAAGGATGGGGACTTCACCTTGGCTGAGAGGTAATAGGTCCCTGGGCTGCTGCCTGGCCTTGTAGGGCCAGTAAGCCATCTGTGTGTCCACTGTTGATGGCTTGGATCATGGCTTGTGTGCCCTGAGCACCCTGAGCACCTgtgctggtcccagggtagagtgGGTTGAAATGGGCAGAGGTGCCCAGGACTGGGAGGGGCAGCTGATCTTACTCCTGGTGCTGTCCATGCTCTGGATATTTTGGGGAGTGGTACTGGAGTTGCTTTCATCCTTCAGGACCCAGGTGGGCTCCCCTTCCTAGTGGAAGCTTTCTCTGAGCATGCCCCTATTTTCTGAAATCCCatggcattttgtttttcacttggtGCCCTCAGGTCAGATCATGGGATGGCCCAATGTAGAgatgtgtgatcctgggcaatcagttgacctctctgagcctcacagtCCTACTCTGTACCATGGAGATGGTGAAATGCTTCACCTACGGGAGCTGGGGAAAGACACATGAGGGGCAGGGGCCTGCCTCACCCAGGGCCTGGGCCCTGTGGAATGGCTCGAAAGTGACTAGGGCATGTCCCCTGCACCCACCACATCCCCCAGTGTGGCCATCCTGCTGTATCTGAGCCGCAAGTATGAGACGCCCGACCACTGGTACCCCCAGGACCTGCAGGCCCGAGCCCGCGTGGACGAGTACCTGGCATGGCAGCACACGGCCCTGCGAACTAGCTGCACCAGGACCCTGTGGCAGAAGGTGAACcacggggggagggggcgggggagggagccCTCCCAGGATGCTCGGGGGATGGTGCTTTCTGTCTAAAACATTCCATTCAGACCTGAGACTTCAGAACACCAAATTCTAGAATGCCAGAGACTCCCTAGTCCAACTGGCTTGTTTCCTAGAGGGGAAACCAAGGAACAAAGCTGGGAAGTGACTCCCCCAATCTGCCTTGATTCCTGAGCTgctggaaattaatcccttttGCACATTCCAGGCTGCCTGGGAATACTGCCTTATGGGGGAGAAAAGAATTGAACCCCCCTTTGCTACACACATACTTTCCAGATGGAGAGGTGTTCAGGAAAaaaacctggaagaaaaaaatgttaatctgACTTCTGGATAGGCAAGAATTTATAACCCTAATAACAGTGGGAGACTTAAAAAAAGACTAATCAACTTTACACAGTGAAATTtgtatatggaaaaaaaaagaattaaacttaAAACAGGTAAAAAACTGGGAAAGATCTTGGCAGTTATgttagaaagaagtaaaattatttttttaagtttttaaatagatttttttttcttttgggggttaattaggtttatttatttatttgtttgtctgtttatttaatggaggtgctggagattgaacccaggacctagtgtaTGCTAgacaggcactctgccactgagctataacctccctgCCAAAGTAACATTCTTAATATTTAAGACGCTCTTAGATACCCATCAGATAATGACACaggagaaaaatgggcaaaggaaagCGGCAGAGATGTAATTGAAGGACAGagacaaatggtcaataaatggATGAAAACGCATTTAACTCCAGTTAAATCAAGTCAGTGCACATTGAAACAGCATGCAGATACCATTTTCACTTACTAAACTTGCAGATGTTTTTGGAATGTGAACTCTGTGTTATTACCCAAAGAGCACTTACACAGTGCCCGGTATACAGCAGGCGCCCTGTGTGTGTGAGGAAGTGTGAGCTGGGCCTGCTCAGGCCCTGTCAGAGGTATACAACCACCATTCTGGAGGTCCACTTGGCACAGAGGTTTCCACAGCTTTAAAAGCTGTTCTGGGGGAGGGAGCCTGGTGCACTggagggcagagtggggagaaGTCGAGGAGAGTGGGTGTAGATCTTTGTCATTCAGTGTTGTCCATGGACCAGGAGCTTGAGCACCACCTGGAAGCTTGTTGGAGAAGcagtctcaggccccacccatGTGTACTGATTACAAATGTACACCTGGGGaggtgggtataactcagtggtagagtgcatgcttagtatatgggaggtcctgggttcaatccctagtacttccattaaaaaaaaaaaaaagaagggattgTATACTTGAACCACACCCCAGAGGGATTTGCACACACATTCCAGTTTTGAGAAGCCTGGCATGGAGTGGGAAGTGAGGGCGGGTAAAGGATGGCTGCTGCCTTGTATTGGGGCTTTTGTAGTGAGGGCATGGGAGCCACGGAAGGCTTTTATGTAGGGAGAAGATATGGGCAGACTGGCATGGCAGAAGGATCCTTGTGGCTGCCCAAAGTGAGGACCCAGGGCGAGGTGGAGGCTATCTGTGTCTGTCTAAGAGATGAGTCCCTGAACCCTTCTCCACCTGCCCACTTGCCAGATGATGTTCCCTGTGTTCCTGGGCCAACGAGTGCCCCCCGAAATGCTAGCGTCTACTCTGGCTGAGCTGGACAGGTGCCTGCAGCTGTTTGAGGACAAGTTCCTGAAGGACCAGGACTTCCTTGCCGGATCCCACATCTCAGTGGCTGACTTGGTGGCCATCACAGAGCTGATGCATGTGAGTGTCATGGGGTGAGGTGGGCCACTGGGCAGAGGGGCATCCTGGGAGGGAGGCAATGGACCAGCTCAAGTTCCCTGTTCTGACTGGGGGACCCCGGGTGGGTCACTTCCCCCTCGGAGCCTCAGTgtcatcatctgtaaaaaggggttTCAGAACCCCATCCTGCAGGGATATTGAGGGGCTTCCCAGCATTTCCTGGATGAGAACCCCCAGCCCATCACATGTGTGGCAGAGGAGGGGAAATCCACCCAAGGGAGGGGTGGGATGAGGTCTTGCTGCCCTGGGCTTGGCCGGGCCCCACCCCTCCAGCTGGATCTCTTTCCCTTTAGCCTGTCAGCGCTGGCTGCCAAATCTTCAAAAGCCGGCCTAAGCTGGAGGCCTGGCGCCAGCGTGTGGAGGCTGCAGTGGGGGAGGGTCTTTTCCAGGAGGCCCATGCAGCCATCATGAAGGCCAAGGACCTGCCTCCAGCAGACGCTGCCATGAAGGAGAAGCTGAAGCCCTTCATCCAGCTTTTGCTGCAGTGAGAGTGGCGGGCCTGCAGGGCAACATCGGTGGAGCTCTGTCCTCAGAATAAAGAAATGGCGCTGCCTCTCCCTGGCTGTGAGCAAGACACCCTGCAACGCAGCATCGGGTCCACAGTGCCCTCCACCCATTGGTCCTGCGTTCCTTCTTCCGTCTGTCTGCTTACTTCACCCTTACCCTTTGCACGCTGACTTTCGTGTGATCTCTGGAAAGAGCTTTAGTAAACACAAATTTGACCCTGGCCCTCTCCTGTTTGAAACTTTCCCTTGGTGCCTTACTACTCTGAGACTAGGAGACAAGTCATTGAATTTTGCATTCGAGGCcttgccaccccccccccccccgcacctcCTCTGGGGCACCTCCTCTGATTTCCCATAATAGCCCATCATTTTCCTGCCAtgccccagctcccagcttctcctggTCTTGGTGCAGGCTATTTCCGAAGCTTACAGGGTCTCTACTCACCTTTTTGCCTGGTGCTCTTCCTGGTCTTTTGGCATTTGTTACCATGCCCTTCTCCAGGGAGACCTCCTCAGCCCTAGGCCAAGTCAGGTGACTTGGGCCCTTCAGCCTCAGTGCTTCTCTCTCTCAGGGAACCAGGGAGCTGGTTctgttaccaggaaaaggaaaacaagaattaccttggttcttagccacctaaaaaaaaaaagaatttttgacgaGAGACAgagtgatataagcaagatttttattactgaagtaaaaaaaatagtaaaagtacCCTCCCGAGAATGGGAGGTGGTCaatccaagagaagaaaaaatggcactgttcctttgtttttcctgtttttatatcctagttttgtgattgattgattgattgataattcaggttccctgtgctctggttgattgacagctcaggttccttgagttctggattgttcctttccccttcctctccccctgcccagtgctcatttctatctaaactgcCTAACAGTTCCATGCCCCCTGGGCTGAGCACATGTCACAGTTGACTTGGTAAAGAGATGTCTCAACCAGGAATTACCTCAGTCTCCTGGATTTGTCTCCTCCCTCTGGGGTGACACTGTCTCCCATAGGTGGGGTACAGAGCTGGTTCATAAACCTCCTTGCAGGGAGGGAAGTCTCAGGTTAGTTCCTGGCCCTCCAGGTGCTGCTGAGAAGCCTTGCTCTTCCATGTCTACTTGTGACCCCAGCATTGTCTTCTACACTCTGGGTCCCAGACTTGCCAACTGTCCCCTAGGACAGTCACAATCTATGTGTCTTATGTCATAGACCCTCTGATATCTGAATCATCTAATCAACTGCTAAGGGGACAGTGTCACGGACAGATAGAGCCTCtcggcctccctgcctcccatggAGGCTCCTTTAGTATGCACACTTATATAGAATTTTAGATGTGTAATTGAAATTTTTCATATACACCCACAcaatttcaattatatttttcatttacaattcaaaaaaatttgtAACACTGAGAGTACAATTTTAGCATAACACTGAGAGTACAATTTTAGCCATGTCAACAGGTTTCCatgttttaaagaacattttttgttttgcctatAAAAGTATAGGGTCCCGTAAACATCGCTGGTAATTCTGTTgcaaaaaaatgtgttacagctcagctgtGACAAGAACCTGGATCCCAGGGagaaaccaagcagcactcaaagacagttggagaactcagatttattacaccAGCAAGCCCACAGAACTAAACACtgcaagctctggaccctgtttgtaggtttacacaggccttttttataggctgccagttttacactttgcaacatcatatgcaaataaagtataacagaagctgaccaaccaggaacaaactttgtagaaatagaccaatcagaagtgagagagataaccaatcaggagtgagctccatgcaaatgaagtactacaaatggaccaatcagaagttagggaagtggaccaatcagaagtgagagtaatacccaatcaggagtgaaggaagtaaccaatcagaagtgagctcagggaaccaagagaattttaggtgtaaattagccgctttagaggcagtaagtgagatagagcctctgggccagggaacaggACGGTGCTGGGAGaagagcagcagccctgcctaggggtcctgctggtctttttatggggcttcctgcctcaatTCCACTGGAACCTGGCTCTCACCCTGCCTGGTGGGCGGTCCTTCACCGTGAGGTAAGGGTCCCCCAGGCAGAAGAGGCCACAAAGGCAGATACCTGCGGGGCCCAGGCAAGGATGCAGTGAGCCCAAGGGTCTCTGTGCAGCCCACTCGAGCCCACACGTGTCACTAGGTCTCCTGATCAAGAGGAGCGCGGATTCCCACATTGAACGTGAAATTGTCTATCTGACATGGAGGCAATTCATTCAAAAACTTTTGAGCCTCCGTGACAATGTAACGTTATTAAGGTCGAGCCTGGGAAAGGCCACTAcgggtgtgtgtgtttgggggggagTGTTCAGACGTCCATCTAAATTTTGGCTAAGAAGCAGACTACCGCAGCAGCGTCGGAAAACCACCGGAGACAAAAAACTGCTGACAAGATGGCTGGAGCGTGGGCGGGCCGGGCCGTCTGGTTGGGGTGGGGTTACACGAGAGGGCGCGGCCACAGTACTTCCGGAAATCCGCGCCAGCGCACGCGGGGGCTGTCTTCTGAGGCCAGGGTGTGGCCTGGTCAGCCAATCGGGGATGCGTGCCTGCCCAGCCAATGAGGAGCCGACATCCGCGGCGCCCCGTCGCTGCTCCTTATTGCTGGATCCTCCTGAACACCCGCCTGGACTCCGGGCGTCCTTTCTACCCCACAGCCATTTGCTTGCCTTCCCGCAGACATGCCGTTCGTTGAATTGGACACAAACTTGCCCGCTGGCCGCGTGCCCGCGGGACTGGAGAAGCGGCTCTGCGCGGCCATTGCGACCATCCTGGGCAAACCTGAGAACGTGAGCGTGGGCTGCGGACCAGGGGgcgggaggaggctgaggggcaggggcggGCTTTCCCCGCGTTCAGCTACCCCACCGTGACCCCGACTCTAACGTGCCCGCCCGCGACTCGCCAAGTTCTGACCTCCTGCTGTCCAGGACCCCAAGGCCCCACCCTCCACGTCTGCGCCGTGCCACCTTGCCCAGCCATGACCCCGACGTGACCTCTAAGAATCCCGGCCCGTGCTCCCAGCCCAGATCCCGCGGGGCCCACGCGTTTCCACCGCTCCTCAGTGCGATCCTGGCCTGCACCAGCTTAAGGGGAAACTTTTGTGTCCCTGAAGCGCGTGAACGTGGCGGTGCGGCCCGGCCTGGCCATGGTGGTGAACGGCTCGGCAGAGCCCTGCGCGCAGCTACTTGTCTCCTCCATCGGTGTGGTGGGCACGGCCGAGCACAACCGCAGCCACAGCGCCCGCCTCTTCGAGTTCCTCACCAAGCAGCTGGACCTGGCCCAGGACCGGTGCgtaggggcagggagaggacccCCTTGGGACTGATGCgagagccagggcagggagccCACCTCAAGGCTCCTCCTAAGgttagggaagaaataaattactcAACCACCCGCAAGAAGGGTTTGTGCCGCTGGGCCCCTCGACACCTCGGGGCCCCTGTGGTGGGTCCACCTTGATAGTGGTAGCATTATTGAATGAATTCCTGGCTCTGCAGTGGTCCCTGTGCCACCTGGCCAAGGCGTGGCCTCTTAGACCTCAGTGTttccatctgtgaagtgggaaggCTCTCCTTTAATCACTCCCTGGGACGCTGTATGGGATGGCACTGTACCTGCCTTGGCACCTGGCAGAGTAGGATGTCATTACTCTGACAAAACCAGAGCCACTTATCATCTGCCTTCAGGCTTCTCCACATGTTAGGAAAACAGGAGTAATTTTCTAGAACTTCTCCAAGCTGGTCAAAAGGAATTTTGGGTATGCCCTGAGGCTGTGAAGTTTGGGCCT from Camelus ferus isolate YT-003-E chromosome 32, BCGSAC_Cfer_1.0, whole genome shotgun sequence includes:
- the LOC102504304 gene encoding glutathione S-transferase theta-1 isoform X1, whose protein sequence is MGRGRGVGRAAGRQSQLPPYCVRCPWRREAGLPPTMGLELYLDLLSQPCRAVYIFAKKNSIPFELRTVDLRKGQHLSDAFAQISPLQKVPVLKDGDFTLTESVAILLYMTRKYKVPDHWYPQDLQARARVDEYLAWQHMALRRNCLRALWHKVMLPVFLGEPVSPEMLAATLAELDVTLQVLEDKFLQDKAFLAGPHVSLADLVAITELMHPVGAGCQVFEGRPKLAVWRQRVEAAVGEVLFQEAHEVILKAKHSQPADPTIKQKMMSRVLAMIQ
- the LOC102504304 gene encoding glutathione S-transferase theta-1 isoform X2; this encodes MTRKYKVPDHWYPQDLQARARVDEYLAWQHMALRRNCLRALWHKVMLPVFLGEPVSPEMLAATLAELDVTLQVLEDKFLQDKAFLAGPHVSLADLVAITELMHPVGAGCQVFEGRPKLAVWRQRVEAAVGEVLFQEAHEVILKAKHSQPADPTIKQKMMSRVLAMIQ
- the LOC102504562 gene encoding glutathione S-transferase theta-3-like; amino-acid sequence: MGLELYLDLLSQPCRAVYIFAKKNGIPFELRTVDLLKGQHHSDDFAQVNPLKKVPALKDGDFTLAESVAILLYLSRKYETPDHWYPQDLQARARVDEYLAWQHTALRTSCTRTLWQKMMFPVFLGQRVPPEMLASTLAELDRCLQLFEDKFLKDQDFLAGSHISVADLVAITELMHPVSAGCQIFKSRPKLEAWRQRVEAAVGEGLFQEAHAAIMKAKDLPPADAAMKEKLKPFIQLLLQ
- the LOC102504827 gene encoding D-dopachrome decarboxylase; this translates as MPFVELDTNLPAGRVPAGLEKRLCAAIATILGKPENRVNVAVRPGLAMVVNGSAEPCAQLLVSSIGVVGTAEHNRSHSARLFEFLTKQLDLAQDRIIIRFLPLEPWQIGKNGTVMTFLVGMEDV